The genomic region CTGCCTTGGCAAAGGCGGCCCGTACCAGCTCCTCGTTGGTCAGGGTCTCAAGTGTCGAGCCGCTTTTTGACACTACGTTGACCAAAGTCCTGCTGAGATCAAGACCTGCTAGCACCTGGGCGGCATCGTCCGGATCGACATTGGAGATGAAGTGGACCCGCCGACCCGGCAGGCTAAAGCGGCGGAGTGCAAGATACAGAGCCCGTGGGCCTAAGTCCGAACCACCGATACCGACCAGCGCCATGTCCGTGAAGGCCTCGTTCTTGTGGTTGACCACAGCGCCCGAGTTCAGATCGGCAAGAAAGCGGTCCAGTTTGTCCAGTTCCTGGCGGGCCTGCCCGCTGGCCTCAGGATGGCAGGGGGTTTTACTGAAAACGTCGCGGACGGCAGTATGCAGCGCCATTCGATTTTCACTGTCATACCCTTCAATCCGGTTCATCACCGCCCCACGTTTCATTGCTTGAAATTGAGCGATGACGCCGCTCTCATCCGCTAAACGCTGCAGGGCGCTTACGATCGTGGCGTCAACCCGTTCAGTGCCATAGAGCAGGGTGAACCCGGCCATTTCGCTGCGCAGGGCCATGATCCGTTCTTGGTTTAAGGCACCTTCGGTCGTCAGGTCAAAGGGTTGTGTTGCCAAGTGCTGTAACTCATTCCATGCCGCATTGCTGGTAATGCCATGATAGCTTGTCATCGCTGCCCGCCTTTGCCAAATGATTGGCATCTCTTTGGATTGGTAAGAAATGGCTTTTAAAATTGACCCAAATTGCTTGAGTTTAAAAATCAAGAGGACTCTTCGCCTCTTTGAGGGTAACACTTTTTACGGTGTGCGTATAGATCATGGTGGTGCGCAGATCGCTATGGCCAAGGAGTTCCTGAATCGTGCGGATGTCATAGTTTGCCTGGAGCAGATGGCTGGCGAAACTGTGCCGAAAGGTGTGCGCCGTGGCTCGTTTGGGAATCATTGCCCGCCTTACCGCCCCAGTGATTGCCTTTTGCACATGGCTATCGTGTAGATGATACCGCCTGTACTCCCTGGTCTCTGGGACCATGGTCAACTCCTTGGCAGGGAAAAACCACTGCCAAACCAACTCTTTAGCTGCATTCTTATATTTCTTTTCCAATAGATTGTAAAGAAACACTCCGTTATACCCGGCATCACAATCACGCTGATGGAGGGCGGCAACGGCTTCAAATTGCTTTGTCAGTTCTGGCATGAGTGATTCCGGCAAGGGTACTGTTCGGTCTTTTTGTCCCTTGCCATCGTGGACGGTCAGCACACCGAAGTCGAAATTAAAATTTTGGACGCGAAGGTTCATGCATTCCGCCAACCGTAATCCGCAGCCATAGAGCAGCTTTATGATTAGGTCGTAAGGGTGCTCTGCGTTGGCAACAATCCTGTTAATTTCTTCACGAGACAAGACAACAGGGATGTAAGGTTTACGCTTAGCCCGGATGATCCCTTCAACCTTTGGGAACTCTTTCTCGAGGACATGCCGGAACAGGAACAACAGGGCATTGAAGGCCAGGTTCTGGCTGGAGGCCGAGACGTTGCGTTTGACTGCTAAGAAACTCAGGAAATCTTTAACGTCCGAGATCTCAATGAGTTGTGAGTCTTTACTCTTGACAAAAAATTGGAAATGATGAATCCAACCCTTATAGGCTTTTAGTGTTTTGGGAGAATAATGCCTGACTTTAATGGATGACTCCAAAGACATATAGACTTTTGTCCAGTCAGCGCCAGTATTTTTAGGTGAAGCCTGTTTCGTTAGCTCCTCCTCATTGTGGCTCGTAGATCGGTGAAGCAGGAGTGGGGGAGGTAATTCATCCCTGTCCTTGCCTTTTTCTTTGTTTTGTCCCACGGGATCACTACCCCGAGGTATGGACGGAGCGGAAAAGCTGGCTTTTCCTCCGGTGCTTCGGGTAGTTGAGGGTATTGATGTTTGTGGGGCGACGGGATGCGGGTGAGTTGATATGATTTCAAAATAGATCAATACTGCCTGCTCCGCCTGCCTTTGGAAGAATTTCGACTGGTTTTTTTCGAG from Desulfobulbaceae bacterium harbors:
- a CDS encoding integron integrase; this translates as MREIPPAILDPFNQLLERKEVPPRYRNHYRKWLKFFLDFCDKYDFSPTDKQQVPAFIAKLLEKNQSKFFQRQAEQAVLIYFEIISTHPHPVAPQTSIPSTTRSTGGKASFSAPSIPRGSDPVGQNKEKGKDRDELPPPLLLHRSTSHNEEELTKQASPKNTGADWTKVYMSLESSIKVRHYSPKTLKAYKGWIHHFQFFVKSKDSQLIEISDVKDFLSFLAVKRNVSASSQNLAFNALLFLFRHVLEKEFPKVEGIIRAKRKPYIPVVLSREEINRIVANAEHPYDLIIKLLYGCGLRLAECMNLRVQNFNFDFGVLTVHDGKGQKDRTVPLPESLMPELTKQFEAVAALHQRDCDAGYNGVFLYNLLEKKYKNAAKELVWQWFFPAKELTMVPETREYRRYHLHDSHVQKAITGAVRRAMIPKRATAHTFRHSFASHLLQANYDIRTIQELLGHSDLRTTMIYTHTVKSVTLKEAKSPLDF